The following DNA comes from Myxococcales bacterium.
AAGCCAAGCTACGCCTGAGTCAAGCTTGCATCGAGGACATCGACTACTCACCACGCCGAGAGATCGACAAAGCCACCGTTCGTCAGCTGGCTTCCTGTGCTTGGATCCAGCAACACCAAAACGTGATCGTCACGGGAATGACTGGAACCGGAAAGACCTTTCTTGCCTGTGCGCTCGCCCAGCAGGCGTGCCGCAAGGGCTTCTCCGCCATCTACCGTCGAGCCTCTCGTCTCTTCGACGAACTGGCGCTCGCCCGAGCGGACGGCAGCTACGTGCGCCTTCTTGCAAAGCTCGCGCGCGCAGATGTCCTGGTGGTGGATGACTGGGGACTGGCACCCGCACGTGAGCAGGAGCGCAGGGACTTTCTCGAGGTCCTTGAGGACCGCTATGGCCAGCGGTCCACCATCATGACCAGCCAGCTCCCGCCCAACAGCTGGTACGAACATCTGAATGACCAAACCATGGCAGATGCCATCCTCGACCGCCTTCTTCACAACTCTCACCGCATCGTGCTAAAGGGTCCTTCGCGCAGAAAGACAACCCAGGAGATCCCGACCGAGTAACCTTGCCCCCAGAACAACTTCCATCGTCGCTCCGCTCCGACCGATCACGATGCCCGATCTGATTGATCACGTTCGCCGGTATATGCAGCCAAGCAGACCTTGCCACGACGTTCAGCCTGGAGCGCACAGGATTTAAAACACCACGTCTATCCGCGTCCGATGTCAACGCAAAGTAGAAATGTCCGCTTTTCTGCAAAGTAGAAATGTCCTTCATGCGGCGCGGCGAGGAGGACGTAGCGGAGGCGGGGTTTTGGCCACTTGTCCACAGATGCACGGCGGGCGCGGGCCTCGGGGACAGGAGACAAAACGCCTGCACATGCATCGTGAGTGAAAGCGATTTGTCCCCGACCGTCAGCCGCCCTTCCAGGGGTCGCCTGAAAGCGCACGACGAGCCCTGTCCACACCCACTCGAACGCGTCGTCGAAGTCCCAGGCCTGGCCTACAAACAGCCACAAAGCGCGTTTTCCGCCAGGCACATCCACATCGCCAACGTAGGCCCAGTCTACCTGAGCCCTGGTCCCAATTAGGGGGGCGACACGCAGATAAGCTTCACGTGGCGGCCGTGGCCGCATCCGAGCCACGAACTCCCGCACCGGTGCGGACGCTGCCACGAAAAAAACTGGACGCCAACCTCGCCACGGGGCGATTCTCCCGCCGCGCGATCCATACCCCGGAACCCTCGATCAGGCGAATTTCACACCCGTGCGCCCCAGACCGTCAGATTTCAGCGTTCCTCGGGTGCCGGTGACAAGCGCCGGCTGGCGTGCGTGGAGACCTACGGGTGCCAGATGAAGGTGGCCGACACCGAGATGGTGCTTGGCATGCTGGCGGGCGCAGGCTACGGCCCGGCAGCAAGGCAGAGGATGCGAGGCGGCTTACGTTAGTTGACAGAACATTCTTGTACCGGGCGTTTTTTGCCGCGGAAGGATGTGGTGCCTAAACTTCCTGTACGCCTTCAATTCTGGGTTAGGCAGGAGCTAAGCTCAAGAAGTAGGCTGTGGATAGCTTGAAATCAGGCGAGCTTTGAGTAGTCGATAACGACAAGGTCGGTAATGCGCGAGAAATGCCCAGCATTGCTCGTGACCAACGGCATTGAAGTTGCGAGCGCTGTGCAACCGATCCACGCGTCGTTCGCCCCGATGAGCCGCCCTGCTACCCGTAGCCTTTTCGATACCTGCGCGTAAACGCGGGCCACATCGGCTGTCACGGGAAGATCTTCTAACGGTAGCAACAACGCCAGGGCTTCCGGAGACTCTGGGTTGGCAAAGCCCTCCAGATACTCTCCCCGCGCCACAGACGGCAGAAAAAGATTGGCGCCTTGGTGAGAGCGAAGGAATTTTAGCGCGCCGAATCCTGCGCCTGTTTGTGCTCTCCCTGTTGCCGCCCTTTGAAGGTCGATAAGGAAGCTTGTATCTAACGCAAATTGTTCCAAGGATCCTCGGCCGGGGCATCGGCAGCCTGAGCAGCATCCCAGGATGCAATGGTTTCTTGGGAAACAGGGCTAAGTGCCTCGAAAGCGCTGAGCAAATCTGCAGCGTTTGAGGTTTCCCCACCCCAGCGTGCCCGCTTGATAACCATCGAAAACGATTCATCAGGGCGGGTCCGAGCCTGCCGCAGCCTCTGATAAGCCTCCAGATCGATTGATATTGTCTTGGTGGCCATGTGTACATGTATATACATGCATGGTGCCCGGATCAAGGGCGGTAAGAGAGGCATCGAACAATCACCGCACAATGCTTTGCAGCAATAGCGCGAGGCTGCCGGCAGTAAGCATTCGACTACGCCTCTTCTCTCGCTCGGCCCTTTGCCCGTTGGGGAATCGCTGCCCACACGCTGCCAGCTCAGTTCGTCGCCGTTGACAGCCAACCGCCGGGCAGTGCCCCGAAGGCTTGCTCTGGTGATCAGGATTCACTGACACGGTACGAGTGAACGCTTGTCGGTTGATTCGCAGACATCAATGTTGAAAAGGTAGAGAAAGCGAGGATAGTTGGCGGGGTCCGAACCTGGGGGGCGGCACCCGGCTCGGCCGAGGCCGACGAACTCGAGGTGCTCGTCACCCTCGTCGATGCCTACGAGGAGAAGACTCACCCGATCGAGCCTCCCGATCCGGTCGATGCCCTGATTTTTCGCATGGAGCATGCCCTGATTCCGCACCCGAAGCCCGCCCGGCAAAGGGGATAGGGGACGGGGATAAGCCTTCGGTCGGTGATCGCGGCGAGCCGGTCGGACCAAAACCGTGCTTTACCCGCGCGCTATTTCCTGGCAGGCATGGCGCCATGCCCCGCCTCCCCGCCCCCAGCCCTGCCGAAGCCCTGGCCGCCCTGAAACAGCTGGCCGGCCGTCGCACGCTGCCCATCCACCCGGACCTCCTGGCGCAGCACATACTGGCGCTGCCCGGCTCGTGGGACTGGCCCGTTCAGCGGGCGGCGTTCGAGGCGCTCTTACGGCGACTGGGGTCGGCACGGAAGCAAGAGCTGTCGGTACTTTCCCAACCGGCAAAGAGCCCCTGGGGGCGCTACCGCCTGGGCCGGCCCGACACCGACGGGGCGCTACCCTACGTCGTGTCCCTGGAGTCACTCGAGCCGCTGTCGGGCTCGTGCGGGTGCGCCGACTTTCTGCGCAGCTCCCTGGGTCTGTGCAAGCACCTCTTGGCCGTCATCGACCACCTGGCGGCAAAACCCACCCGGTGGCGCGCGGCCCTCCAGGCGAGGCCCGTTCGCCGCACGCGTCCCCAGCTCGCGTGGGAGGCCGCCAGCGGTCACGGCGGCGCCCTCGATCCCCTGGGGGGCTTCCAACTGGAACTGCCGACCTCCGTGGGCCGTCCGTCCGGTGCCCTCCGGCGGCTGTTCGATTTCAATCAGAAGGACGCGGCGGGCCGGCACCCGCTGGTTGCGCTGCAGGCAAAGGATCTGGCGCAGCGCCAGCGCATCGTCACGGCCTTACAGCGTGCGCTCAGAGCGCCGGGGCTGGGTAGCGATGCCGCGGCGCCGGCGGTCCTGCGCGACGAGGCCGCGCGGCTCGAACGGTTGCTGCGGCTGCAGGCGAAAAGACCCGCCCTCGACCGGGCTCTGCGTAGCAGCAAGCGCAAACTGTATGACTACCAAAAGGCCGGCATCGCACGGTTCTTTGCAGAAGGGCGTCTGGTCCTGGCCGACGACATGGGCCTGGGCAAGACCACGCAGGCCACGGCGGCGGTGGCGGCGCTGCACGGGGCGGGGCTGGTCACCCGCGGCCTGCTGGTGGTGCCCGCACCGCTGAAGGCACAATGGGAGGCCGAGTGGCGCGCGATCACGGACACACCCGTTTGCGTCGTCGACGGCACGGCCGACGAGCGCAGGGGGCTTTACCGCAAACACCGACGCGGCTTTCTCATCGCCAACTACGAACAGGTGGTACGCGATCTTCCTGAAATCCTGCGCTGGGCCCCGCAGGCCGTGGTGCTGGACGAAGCTCAGCGAATCAAGAACTGGGCCACGCGGACGGCTTTGGCAGTCAAGCAATTGCAACCTGACTATCGCCTGGTGCTGACGGGCACGCCGATGGAGAACCGCCTGGACGAGCTGGCGTCGGTGGTCGAATGGGTGGACGATCGGGCCTTGGAACCCAAGTGGCGACTGGGACCATTCCACAGCGTGTTCGCAGACGGCAAGAAGGAGGTCACGGGGGCGCGCAACCTGGACGCCTTGCGCGCACGGCTGGCGCCGGTCCTGTTGCGGCGCGAACGTGCGGAGGTGCTGGCCCAGCTGCCCCGGCGACAGGACACGGTGTTGCCAGTCGATCTGACGGAAGAGCAGAGAGCCGCGCACGATGAGCTCAACCAGGACATTGCGAAGCTGGCGTCGATCACGTCACGCCGGCCCTTGAAGCCGGCGGAGTTCTTGCGGCTGATGACCCTGCTCAACACGCAGCGGATCATCGCCAACGGCATGGCCCAGCAAGACTTCACGTCGACGTGGCCGGGCATCTCGGGCCGAACGCCCACCCCGGCGCTGCTGGCTTCGCTGGGTTCGCCGAAGCTCATCGAACTGCGCGAGCTCATTAGCAACCTGGTACTGACGCAAAACCGCAAGGTCGTGGTGTTCTCGCAGTGGCGCCGCATGCTGCAATTGGCGGCGTGGGCCGTTTCGGATCTGCTGGACAAGCACGGGCGACGGGCGCTGTTCTTCACGGGGCAAGAGGGGGCACGCCGACGTCAGCACAACCTGGTGGACTTTCACGACGATCCCGCCACGGCGGTGCTGTTCCTCAGCGATGCGGGAGGTGTGGGTTTGAATTTGCAACGGGCCGCCAGCGCCTGCATCAACCTGGAGCTGCCGTGGAATCCCGCCGTGCTGGAGCAGCGCATTGGCCGCATCTATCGCCTGGGGCAAAAGCAGCCGGTCGCGATCTACAACCTGGTCAGCCGCGCCTGCATCGAGGAGCGCATTGCGGCCCTGGTCTCGGACAAGCGGGCGCTTTTTCGCAGCTTGTTCACGGGCAAGGGCGACGAGATTCGGTTCGAGCGCTCGGGCGCGCTTTTGTCGTTGCTGCCGCCCACGACCGAACCGGCGCAGGCGCTTGCCGGGGCGACCGAGGTTAGCGACGACGAGCTCGAGGACGTCCAGGATGTGGAGGCGAGCGAGGAGGAGACTGGTCGCAAGGACGCGGCGGCCGGGGCCGAGCCCGTGAGGGCCCCGAACGCACCAAGCTCTGTGGGGGCGTTGCTGGGTGCCTTGACGGTCAGCCGCACGCCCGAGGGACGGGTGAACATCGAAGCGCCTCCCGAGGCGGCGGACGCACTCATCTCGCTGTTCGAGGGGATGGCAAGGCTGTTGGGGGCGCGGGCATAGCGGGTGGCCCTCAGTGTCGGTGGCCGGGGCTTCCTTCGACGCCCCACACCGGTGGCGGGAGCGTAGCGGGCTACACCGTGCTCCCCTCGAGCCCTGAAAATCTGTTCTGTCAACTAACGTAAGCCATCCCACTCTACCCGCCGGGCATTAAGGATGTTGAACGCGCCTTAGCCCGATGTTTTGCGGGAGTTTCCCGCGTTGAATGTGAGCGAGGCAGAGATCGAACACGCGGCAGGTATTTTGGAGAGCGTGCTGGCGGTCATGTGATGAGTGCTTACCAAACCGTCTCGATGCCGAATGCACAAATCGCCCGGTCATTCGTGGCCAGTGGCAGGTGGTCGATCGCGCTTTGGGCTGCGAGCATACGATCAAACGGGTCACCATGCGCTCGAGGCCACGAACCCGCCCGTTCGGCGTGGGCAAACGAGACAGGCAATAGGTCGAAACGCTGGCTTGAACAATAAGCCTCGATCGACTTGCTAGCTTCCCAACGAAGCTTGTCCAAACGCACTTTTGTTGTGATTTCCCACGCGTTCGCGGCGCTTACGAAGACGTGTGTTGCATCGTCTTCTACGAGCCGTCGCACCTTTTTGCTCAATGCCCTGTCGCCCGATGCCCACCAAAGCAACGCGTGGGTGTCGAGCAATAAATTTTGTGCTGGCATCAATCTTCTCCGGACCAGCCAGAAGGAAGTGGCTCAAAAAATTCCGCAGAAACACTGACCAAACCCTTCAACGAGCCGGCTTCGCGTTTTGCCGGGCCCGTAGCCAGCGGAACGAGCCGGGCATAGGGCTCTCCACCCTTCGCAATCACGATCTCTTCACCCGCATGGGCACGTTCAAGGAGGCGGGAAAGGTGGGTTTTGGCCTCGTGTACGTTTACAGACTTCACCCTTGTAGTGTGACTGAGTCAGGGAACTAAGCCAACCCCTGGCCGACCGCTCAGGGTTGTCTGCTGAACAGTAGCTCAACAATGTTCGAGAGGATGCCCACTGAGCGTGCCATCGCTCCGACTGACGGCGCTCGTCTCCTTGATCAAGGCGGCATTGCGTACCTGAAGAACTTGCCGACCGTGACATTGATTGTGTTCCGGTGCCATCACGGTGTGCGTAGCCGGAATGCAGCTATCCAATGCGCCGTACTTGGTTTCACGAATGTCTGCAATCTCATCGGAGGCATCGAGTCATGGGCGCTTGATGTTGATCCCTCGGTTGCACGATACGAATCTCATCATTGCGACACAAGCGCCCGGATGTCTCCTTTTGCGCCCGAGCGTGCGGGGTTTCGGGGAGCCGCATCATTCTGGACCTAGTGAAAGAAGCTGTGCGCCGCCACGAAAGAGCTGCGAAACGGAGGCTGTTGCAACTAGAACGCCAAATGCTTCCACCCTAAACCGTGGTTAGCGAACTTCGCGAAGTCAGAGTCGCGCGTTACAAAAGTGCAGCCTTCCGCAATTGCGAGGGCTGCATGCTGGGCATCTGCTACGAGTTTCCCTGTCGCATTGGTTGCACGACATAACCGTGAGACGAGCTGCCAATGGTTGGTGTCGGGGGACACGATTCGGCAGTTCGGATGGTTGGCAATCTGATCGACCGAAGCCAGCGCAATGGGAAGCGGTGTTGGCACTTTGTATATGCGTGGATTCGTACAGATGCGAACGAATGCCACCGCAACCAACACGCTTAGTGCGAAAGGTTGTGGGCCTTGTACCATCGCATCCAGCCAATGCTTGTAAGCCTCGTGAACGACCTCGTCTTGTCGGTGTGCATAAACCAACACGTTGACGTCGGGCATTAGCACGGTTCAGCGTCCCAGAGATGCGGTGTCATCCATGGCCAGCAGTTCTGCGAAATCGCTTGGCTCATGCATTTTCGTCTCGCCTCCGGCAAACGTCAGCATTTCGAATGGCGTCGCTATCAAGGGAGGTTTGGCCAACGCTGCGCGCAAGGCCTCGTTTACAACATCGCTGATGGTGCAGTTTGACGCGTTCGCTCGTTCTCGCGCTTTCTTGAACAGGTTATCGTCGAGGACCAGCGTGGTTCTCATAATCACAGAATACGTATCTGCATACGTATGTCAAGCTCTCGCTGAGGCTCGCGGGCAAGCTCTACGGGCAGTCCTTCGGTGTCGACGTGGCGTTCGGCGATCCGATCTTTGGGGATCCGGAGGTCATTGTTGCCGAGGACGTTCTTGGATTCGCCGGCGTCGCACCGCCGACGCCGCGGCTCTATCCGCTTGAGTCGCACATCGCGGAGAAGCTCCACGCGTACCCGGTGCCCCGCTTACGGCCGAACTCTCGGGTCAAGGATCTCCCCGATCTTGCGCTGCTCGCAACCGTCCGGGCCCTGCACGGCAGGCACGTCCGCGCCGCTCTCGACCAAACGTTCGCGTTCCGCAAGACGCACCCGTTGCCCGCCGCGGTTCCTCCGCCACCAGAAGCTTGGGCGCGACCCTACGAGGCCATGGCGCGGGAGGACCAGCTTGCCTGGAGGACGCTGGCCGAGGTCACAGCGGCCGTCCAATCCTTCCTCGCTCCTGTGCTAGCCGGCGGTCTCGACACTGACTGGGTACCCAACCGCGTGGGCGTGGCGCAGCCGATAGCGGTCGCGGTCTCGGTGCCGTTGGTTTCCACCCCCCTACTCCCAGGTGGTCCTCCCTACCCTCCCGCAGGCCTCCTGCTCCCTGACGGGAAACCCCAGAAAAACTCGCCCGAGGACCTCAAAAGTGGGGGAGCATGTGCGACTGCACCCGGGGGGTCCCCGCCACGTCGAGTCCAAAGGCGCACCGGGTCGCACCATTGTCGGGCCGAACTTGCACGTTTCGCCCGGGGTGGAGACCGGGGGGCGCCTGGGGCCTGGCAGGGTTTCCTGGTACGATTGCTGCTGGGTTTACACCATGGCTAACGCGGCTCGAAAACGTGCCACCTACGAGGATCTGCTGGCGCTGCCGGAGAACGTCGTCGGCGAGATCATCGGGGGCGAGCTGTTCGCGCAGCCTCGGCCAGCCATCCCCCACGCGGTCGCGGCATCGCACCTGGGCGCCGAGTTGGTCGGCCCCTTCAACCGCGGCAAGGGGGGGCCCGGCGGCTGGGTGATTCTCGATGAACCCGAACTGCACCTGCAGGGAGGCAACGTCTTGGTGCCCGATCTCGCCGGGTGGCGACGGGAGCGCATGCCTCAGATTCCCGAGTTGCCTGCCATCGAGCTGCCGCCGGACTGGGTATGCGAGGTCCTCTCGCCGTCGACCGAGGCCAAGGACCGAGTCGACAAGATGGCTGTTTACCGCCGCGAGGGGTGCCAGCACGTGTGGCTGGTGCAGCCCGCCTCGATGACGTTGGAGGTTTATCGGTTGGACGGCGAGACCTACCGGCTGGTGAACACGTGGAAGGGCGACGCCCAGATTCGCGCCGAACCGTTCGATGCGGTGGCGCTGGACCTGGGCGCGTTGTGGGCCCGGTAGCGGCCCCGCGATACCACCGCCATTCTGCCCGCGACTATCGAAGCCTCCGACCGCCACCTGCTGGGGCTCGGCCTCCGTTTCGAGGGCGTGGCCATCGGTGACTCGGCGCTCGGGCTCATGGGCGTCATCCACCGGCCGACGCGGGACTTCGACATACTCGTGCCCGAGTTGCCGCCAGCCATCGCGGAGGCGGCGCGCGAGTAGCGAAGGCCCAGCGGAAGGTCGGAGTCGACTTGATCGACGACTGGCTCAACAACGGGCCGATGCAGCTCAGCGATGTCCTGCCTACGGGGTGGCGCGAACGGGTGCAGCCCATCTTCCAGGGCCAGGTCCTCGCGCTCAGCACGTTGGGCAGACCCGATCTGCTGAAGAGTAAGCTGTTCGCACTTTGACATCGCGGCACGGATCTGCCCGAGTGCATCGCGCTCGCACCGACTGCGGAGGAGCTCGCCGAGTGCCTGCCCTGGCTGGAACGGCAGGACGGCAACGATGCTTGGCCAGCCCATGTCCGCGCCACGATGGCCGAAGTCGCGCGGAGGCTCGTCCATGGCGTTTAACCGTGCGACCTCCCCCGAGCCGACGCCCTCGCCCGACGAACTGACGGCGCGAATGGTGGCCATCGGAATGAACTTCGCTGGCAAAGCGGCAGCGGACGCGGACATCGAGCGCACCCTGCTCTATGCCTCTGCGCTTGGGATGGACGACGGTGATCTCCGGGTGCTCGCCGTGCTGACCACGTGGCTCGGGGTGCATCACGGGCACGTGAACGCCGATCAGCTCGTACGCCTGGTAGGCGCG
Coding sequences within:
- the istB gene encoding IS21-like element helper ATPase IstB, coding for MLKEQTLDKLRSLRLDAFATTWTEQQKNTEIARLSFDERLGLLVDAECLARENKRLSRLLKEAKLRLSQACIEDIDYSPRREIDKATVRQLASCAWIQQHQNVIVTGMTGTGKTFLACALAQQACRKGFSAIYRRASRLFDELALARADGSYVRLLAKLARADVLVVDDWGLAPAREQERRDFLEVLEDRYGQRSTIMTSQLPPNSWYEHLNDQTMADAILDRLLHNSHRIVLKGPSRRKTTQEIPTE
- a CDS encoding type II toxin-antitoxin system VapC family toxin gives rise to the protein MEQFALDTSFLIDLQRAATGRAQTGAGFGALKFLRSHQGANLFLPSVARGEYLEGFANPESPEALALLLPLEDLPVTADVARVYAQVSKRLRVAGRLIGANDAWIGCTALATSMPLVTSNAGHFSRITDLVVIDYSKLA
- a CDS encoding antitoxin VapB family protein — encoded protein: MATKTISIDLEAYQRLRQARTRPDESFSMVIKRARWGGETSNAADLLSAFEALSPVSQETIASWDAAQAADAPAEDPWNNLR
- a CDS encoding DEAD/DEAH box helicase — encoded protein: MPRLPAPSPAEALAALKQLAGRRTLPIHPDLLAQHILALPGSWDWPVQRAAFEALLRRLGSARKQELSVLSQPAKSPWGRYRLGRPDTDGALPYVVSLESLEPLSGSCGCADFLRSSLGLCKHLLAVIDHLAAKPTRWRAALQARPVRRTRPQLAWEAASGHGGALDPLGGFQLELPTSVGRPSGALRRLFDFNQKDAAGRHPLVALQAKDLAQRQRIVTALQRALRAPGLGSDAAAPAVLRDEAARLERLLRLQAKRPALDRALRSSKRKLYDYQKAGIARFFAEGRLVLADDMGLGKTTQATAAVAALHGAGLVTRGLLVVPAPLKAQWEAEWRAITDTPVCVVDGTADERRGLYRKHRRGFLIANYEQVVRDLPEILRWAPQAVVLDEAQRIKNWATRTALAVKQLQPDYRLVLTGTPMENRLDELASVVEWVDDRALEPKWRLGPFHSVFADGKKEVTGARNLDALRARLAPVLLRRERAEVLAQLPRRQDTVLPVDLTEEQRAAHDELNQDIAKLASITSRRPLKPAEFLRLMTLLNTQRIIANGMAQQDFTSTWPGISGRTPTPALLASLGSPKLIELRELISNLVLTQNRKVVVFSQWRRMLQLAAWAVSDLLDKHGRRALFFTGQEGARRRQHNLVDFHDDPATAVLFLSDAGGVGLNLQRAASACINLELPWNPAVLEQRIGRIYRLGQKQPVAIYNLVSRACIEERIAALVSDKRALFRSLFTGKGDEIRFERSGALLSLLPPTTEPAQALAGATEVSDDELEDVQDVEASEEETGRKDAAAGAEPVRAPNAPSSVGALLGALTVSRTPEGRVNIEAPPEAADALISLFEGMARLLGARA
- a CDS encoding type II toxin-antitoxin system VapC family toxin; amino-acid sequence: MPAQNLLLDTHALLWWASGDRALSKKVRRLVEDDATHVFVSAANAWEITTKVRLDKLRWEASKSIEAYCSSQRFDLLPVSFAHAERAGSWPRAHGDPFDRMLAAQSAIDHLPLATNDRAICAFGIETVW
- a CDS encoding type II toxin-antitoxin system Phd/YefM family antitoxin, whose protein sequence is MKSVNVHEAKTHLSRLLERAHAGEEIVIAKGGEPYARLVPLATGPAKREAGSLKGLVSVSAEFFEPLPSGWSGED
- a CDS encoding type II toxin-antitoxin system VapC family toxin translates to MPDVNVLVYAHRQDEVVHEAYKHWLDAMVQGPQPFALSVLVAVAFVRICTNPRIYKVPTPLPIALASVDQIANHPNCRIVSPDTNHWQLVSRLCRATNATGKLVADAQHAALAIAEGCTFVTRDSDFAKFANHGLGWKHLAF
- a CDS encoding type II toxin-antitoxin system VapB family antitoxin, translated to MRTTLVLDDNLFKKARERANASNCTISDVVNEALRAALAKPPLIATPFEMLTFAGGETKMHEPSDFAELLAMDDTASLGR
- a CDS encoding nucleotidyl transferase AbiEii/AbiGii toxin family protein translates to MHTYVKLSLRLAGKLYGQSFGVDVAFGDPIFGDPEVIVAEDVLGFAGVAPPTPRLYPLESHIAEKLHAYPVPRLRPNSRVKDLPDLALLATVRALHGRHVRAALDQTFAFRKTHPLPAAVPPPPEAWARPYEAMAREDQLAWRTLAEVTAAVQSFLAPVLAGGLDTDWVPNRVGVAQPIAVAVSVPLVSTPLLPGGPPYPPAGLLLPDGKPQKNSPEDLKSGGACATAPGGSPPRRVQRRTGSHHCRAELARFARGGDRGAPGAWQGFLVRLLLGLHHG
- a CDS encoding Uma2 family endonuclease, coding for MANAARKRATYEDLLALPENVVGEIIGGELFAQPRPAIPHAVAASHLGAELVGPFNRGKGGPGGWVILDEPELHLQGGNVLVPDLAGWRRERMPQIPELPAIELPPDWVCEVLSPSTEAKDRVDKMAVYRREGCQHVWLVQPASMTLEVYRLDGETYRLVNTWKGDAQIRAEPFDAVALDLGALWAR